The following are encoded together in the Malaya genurostris strain Urasoe2022 chromosome 3, Malgen_1.1, whole genome shotgun sequence genome:
- the LOC131439263 gene encoding uncharacterized protein LOC131439263: MSMCPVVPHFRSTDLIQPVKQQPDTVHFKGSFPLRKFKSNPDLVVVKAIEQNRFDRIPSPTVCGPEVMLIHRRMEKINSRDKKMEKTRVYVRPGSLETGDCRNKQNRNLAVENEIGEISQLCQEFSDQICLLK, from the exons ATGTCCATGTGTCCGGTAGTACCTCACTTTCGTTCGACGGATCTAATTCAGCCGGTGAAGCAACAGCCCGATACTGTGCATTTCAAAGGATcttttccgttgcgaaaattcaaatcaaacccGGACCTCGTGGTAGTGAAGGCGATCGAACAAAATCGTTTCGATAGGATTCCATCGCCCACGGTGTGCGGCCCGGAAGTGATGTTGATACACCGCCGGATGGAGAAAATCAATTCTCGGGATAAAAAAATGG AAAAAACTCGTGTATACGTTCGTCCTGGATCTCTGGAAACGGGGGATTgcagaaataaacaaaatagaaaCTTAGCGGTTGAAAACGAAATCGGTGAGATTAGTCAATTGTGTCAGGAATTTTCGGATCAAATTTGTTTGTTGAAGTGA